A stretch of the Vigna radiata var. radiata cultivar VC1973A chromosome 7, Vradiata_ver6, whole genome shotgun sequence genome encodes the following:
- the LOC106767181 gene encoding annexin-like protein RJ4 isoform X2 — protein MATLIAPITFSPGADAEALHKAFKGWGTDEKTVIAILGHRNVYQRQQIRKLYEEMYQEDLIKRLESELTGDFERSVYRWMLEPADRDAVLANVAIKDGSKGYHVIVEIACVLSSEELLAARRAYHHRYKRSLEEDVATNTSGDLRQLLVGLVTSYRYGGDEINARLAKTESDILHSSIKEKKGNHEEAIRILTTRSKTQLLATFNRYRDDHGASITKEGIAHCY, from the exons ATGGCTACCCTCATTGCTCCCATCACTTTTTCACCTGGTGCAGATGCAGAGGCTCTTCACAAAGCTTTCAAAG GATGGGGGACTGATGAGAAAACTGTTATTGCAATATTGGGTCACAGAAATGTTTATCAGAGGCAACAAATCAGAAAGCTTTATGAAGAAATGTACCAAGAAGACCTCATCAAACGCCTAGAATCTGAACTAACTGGTGACTTTGAG aGATCAGTGTACCGTTGGATGCTGGAACCTGCAGATCGTGATGCTGTTTTGGCCAATGTGGCAATCAAGGATGGCAGCAAGGGCTATCATGTGATTGTGGAGATTGCTTGTGTGCTTTCATCTGAAGAACTTTTGGCAGCTAGACGTGCCTATCACCACCGTTACAAACGATCTTTGGAAGAAGATGTAGCTACTAATACCTCTGGTGATCTTCGCCAG CTGTTGGTTGGGTTGGTGACCTCATATAGGTATGGTGGTGATGAGATCAATGCAAGATTGGCAAAAACTGAATCTGATATTCTTCATTCATCTATCAAAGAGAAAAAGGGAAACCATGAAGAAGCTATTAGGATCCTTACCACAAGGAGCAAGACTCAACTTCTGGCAACTTTCAACCGCTACAGAGATGATCATGGCGCTTCCATAACTAAG GAAGGCATTGCACACTGCTATTAG
- the LOC106767181 gene encoding annexin-like protein RJ4 isoform X1, whose translation MATLIAPITFSPGADAEALHKAFKGWGTDEKTVIAILGHRNVYQRQQIRKLYEEMYQEDLIKRLESELTGDFERSVYRWMLEPADRDAVLANVAIKDGSKGYHVIVEIACVLSSEELLAARRAYHHRYKRSLEEDVATNTSGDLRQLLVGLVTSYRYGGDEINARLAKTESDILHSSIKEKKGNHEEAIRILTTRSKTQLLATFNRYRDDHGASITKKLLDDASDDFRKALHTAIRCINDHKKYYEKVLRNAMKRVGTDEDALTRVVVSRAEKDLRNIAEIYYKRNSVHLEDAVAKEISGDYKKFILTLLGKDV comes from the exons ATGGCTACCCTCATTGCTCCCATCACTTTTTCACCTGGTGCAGATGCAGAGGCTCTTCACAAAGCTTTCAAAG GATGGGGGACTGATGAGAAAACTGTTATTGCAATATTGGGTCACAGAAATGTTTATCAGAGGCAACAAATCAGAAAGCTTTATGAAGAAATGTACCAAGAAGACCTCATCAAACGCCTAGAATCTGAACTAACTGGTGACTTTGAG aGATCAGTGTACCGTTGGATGCTGGAACCTGCAGATCGTGATGCTGTTTTGGCCAATGTGGCAATCAAGGATGGCAGCAAGGGCTATCATGTGATTGTGGAGATTGCTTGTGTGCTTTCATCTGAAGAACTTTTGGCAGCTAGACGTGCCTATCACCACCGTTACAAACGATCTTTGGAAGAAGATGTAGCTACTAATACCTCTGGTGATCTTCGCCAG CTGTTGGTTGGGTTGGTGACCTCATATAGGTATGGTGGTGATGAGATCAATGCAAGATTGGCAAAAACTGAATCTGATATTCTTCATTCATCTATCAAAGAGAAAAAGGGAAACCATGAAGAAGCTATTAGGATCCTTACCACAAGGAGCAAGACTCAACTTCTGGCAACTTTCAACCGCTACAGAGATGATCATGGCGCTTCCATAACTAAG AAATTGTTAGATGATGCATCTGATGATTTCAGGAAGGCATTGCACACTGCTATTAGATGTATCAATGACCACAAAAAGTACTATGAAAAG GTTCTGCGCAATGCAATGAAAAGGGTAGGAACTGATGAGGATGCACTGACCCGTGTGGTGGTTTCAAGAGCAGAGAAGGACCTGAGGAACATTGCAGAGATCTATTACAAGAGAAACAGTGTTCATCTTGAGGATGCAGTGGCCAAGGAAATCTCAGGGGACTACAAGAAATTCATCCTCACTTTGTTGGGGAAGGATGTTTGA